A single genomic interval of Candidatus Jidaibacter acanthamoeba harbors:
- a CDS encoding MFS transporter, with translation MVIKKLYNDKNKVLIALSVGNILEFYDFALYGLLAPKIAILFFPNNSDLISLILTFSIFTIGFIARPFGALLFGYIGDRYGRSLSLSYSLLLMGIITCLIGILPTYNEIGILAPLFLCILRILQGICMGGEFSGSLILVSELLSNKKHKALYTSVCSAAGVSGWLLAAFIVFISNQFNYISYSWRLPFILSGSTAFVGYFIRQSLNNTEKVLSNLKTKQYNKFSITSLLSQSILPFLIMVCIGGCMGIIFYGQFIFQNTFLTSILKVNTNLALLAIMIGISSYMVFLPIFGWLSDKIGHSNTMMFSAISIMLLSYPIYNCFITKDYIKIILAEVLSGAILALFMGPATYVMTTLFHIRMRYTGVSFGYNVGASLFGGITPTISMLLYQLNLNPMDPFLYLAFAGVLGIFGTYLYQKLGNNLTN, from the coding sequence ATGGTAATTAAAAAACTATATAATGATAAAAATAAAGTTCTTATAGCTTTATCCGTAGGTAATATCTTAGAGTTTTATGATTTTGCACTTTATGGTTTATTAGCTCCTAAAATTGCTATACTATTTTTTCCAAATAATTCCGATTTAATTTCCTTAATCTTAACTTTTTCTATTTTTACTATAGGATTTATAGCGCGCCCATTCGGTGCCCTGCTTTTTGGTTATATAGGAGATAGATATGGACGTAGTTTATCTTTAAGCTATTCATTATTATTAATGGGTATTATTACTTGTTTAATAGGTATATTACCCACGTATAATGAAATAGGTATATTAGCACCTTTGTTTTTATGTATTTTGCGTATATTACAGGGTATTTGTATGGGGGGGGAATTTAGTGGATCTTTAATATTGGTTTCTGAATTACTGTCTAATAAAAAACATAAGGCTTTATATACTTCTGTCTGTAGTGCTGCAGGAGTTTCAGGATGGTTATTAGCTGCTTTTATAGTGTTTATAAGTAATCAATTTAATTATATTTCATATTCTTGGCGTTTACCATTTATTTTAAGTGGCTCAACAGCATTTGTTGGGTATTTTATACGCCAATCTTTGAATAATACTGAGAAAGTATTAAGTAACTTAAAAACTAAACAATATAATAAATTTTCTATTACCTCTTTATTATCCCAAAGTATTTTACCATTCTTAATTATGGTTTGCATTGGAGGTTGTATGGGTATAATATTTTATGGTCAATTTATTTTCCAAAACACATTTCTGACAAGCATACTTAAGGTTAATACAAATTTAGCATTACTAGCGATAATGATAGGCATAAGTAGCTATATGGTTTTCTTGCCTATCTTTGGTTGGTTATCTGATAAGATCGGGCACTCAAATACCATGATGTTCTCTGCTATTTCTATTATGCTTTTAAGTTATCCTATATATAATTGTTTTATTACAAAAGATTATATTAAAATTATATTAGCAGAAGTTTTATCTGGCGCTATTTTAGCCTTGTTCATGGGTCCTGCAACTTATGTTATGACAACTTTATTTCATATACGAATGAGGTATACGGGAGTATCTTTCGGTTACAATGTTGGAGCAAGTCTATTTGGAGGAATAACACCTACAATATCAATGTTATTATATCAGTTAAATTTAAATCCTATGGATCCATTCCTGTATTTAGCATTTGCAGGTGTGCTAGGAATATTTGGAACTTATTTATATCAAAAATTGGGAAATAATTTAACTAATTAA
- a CDS encoding ester cyclase yields MKFKKIIESFLNELWNTKCNDENALYSTFNDKVLITSPLGKKIGKNQILNVNNSWLTGFPNITVSNIEYIMAGNKVVTKWICTGKHENEFNSYAATGKIVQYQGVTIFEFESNKIVNYECYINMLDIYSQLGMYLEFEKYKNQNLIKLNYELLINELKNYGLLSLSKREIESICFFIHSKSSKEIGRILNLSYRTIETYLANAMYKIGVNSKSDLINKLEADGVIHIFRDLYTLLIS; encoded by the coding sequence ATGAAATTTAAAAAAATTATTGAAAGTTTTTTAAATGAATTATGGAATACCAAATGTAATGATGAAAACGCTTTATATAGTACTTTTAATGATAAGGTACTTATCACTAGCCCTTTAGGTAAAAAGATTGGTAAAAATCAAATTTTAAATGTAAATAATTCTTGGTTAACAGGTTTTCCAAATATTACTGTGTCTAATATTGAATACATTATGGCTGGAAATAAGGTGGTAACAAAATGGATTTGCACAGGGAAGCATGAAAATGAGTTTAATTCCTATGCAGCTACAGGAAAAATTGTTCAATATCAAGGTGTTACAATATTCGAGTTTGAATCAAACAAAATCGTTAATTATGAGTGTTATATTAATATGTTAGATATATATTCTCAACTGGGTATGTATTTAGAGTTTGAAAAATATAAAAATCAAAACTTAATTAAACTAAATTATGAATTATTAATTAATGAATTAAAAAATTATGGTTTACTATCTCTCTCTAAAAGAGAGATTGAAAGTATATGTTTTTTTATTCATAGTAAAAGCTCCAAGGAAATCGGAAGAATATTGAATTTATCTTATAGAACAATTGAGACATACCTTGCTAATGCAATGTATAAAATAGGTGTAAATTCAAAAAGTGACCTTATTAACAAACTTGAAGCAGATGGAGTGATTCATATTTTTCGTGATCTATATACCTTGTTAATTAGTTAA